A single region of the Microbulbifer sp. MKSA007 genome encodes:
- a CDS encoding indolepyruvate ferredoxin oxidoreductase family protein, translating into MAMVEGDQELGFDSEYSLKAAFTRESGRVFLTGIDALVRLPLMQKRMDELAGLNTAGFVSGYRGSPLGGYDQALWRHKKLLAEREIHFEPGINEDLGATNIWGTQLLDHYRQQATKDGVFSIWYGKGHGVDRTADVFRQANIQGTSKLGGVLALCGDDHTAESSMFSHNTDQIFESVMMPLIFPSSIDEYLTLGLAGIALSRFSGLWVGFKAITETVEAGASLIVPELPQFTIPADFPIPPHGLNYDPHLNWPAERLEYERRMLEERLPAAKAFAYANRLDKTTHSAERKRFGIVTVGKAHGDLLEALKLLNLSEADLNSAGISIYKVAMSWPLEPRGISEFAKGMERLLVVEEKRPLVEDQLKNLLYGWEDSYRPKVVGKKDLDGKDLLPAVWGFGPDQVAKAIARWLVDTELAAQLIPLAEKLGGNVAAKAQGLLAREPIFCAGCPHNTSTKLPEGSLGSAGIGCHIMALGKGLRTDTYSHMGGEGAQWVGLHRFSSAEHIFQNMGDGTYNHSGLLAIRQAVASQVNITYKILLNDAVAMTGGQPADGEVNAPSLAAQLLAEGVGTVILLTENPDHWREHRSQLPTAVEVLPRSELDAVQRRLRETAGVTAIIYEQVCAAEKRRRRKKKQMVDPSQRLLINHRVCEGCGDCSVQSSCIAVEPLETPLGRKRQINQSSCNKDMRCADGFCPSFVTVEGGELKKPPVQSLADALDVAIAGLPSAPVATLAQPLSILVAGIGGSGVLTVAALLGMAAHLEEKGSTTLYFTGLSQKNGAVVAHVKVGENPEAITTARIRDGAAQLLLGCDMVTAAGQRTKFATGEMRALVNTAEVPVAAFVRDNELAFPADATQQSIESLCAEYFAFDANKYAQALFGDTVASNLMIMGFACQKGLLPIGEAALERAIELNGVAVENNLRAFRAGRLLAENPKAIEQLAVPAKPVKLVEPEESVEQLLERLAAELRDYQSPAYAAEFLRHIEALRKAESSLPATRGDLTRMGARSLYKAMAYKDEYEVARLYTGEDFKRQLRETFSGDYTLKFHMAPPLLARPDSSGRVRKMQFGPWMGKLMPLLAKGKVLRGTALDVFGYTQERRAERRWALQVAKAVDCVAAHLSGENLSEAQELLEIPLQVRGYGHVREEKFAAVSDRWDELSAVFVGGEQEPTSLAAS; encoded by the coding sequence ATGGCAATGGTCGAAGGCGATCAGGAATTGGGCTTTGATAGCGAGTATTCGCTGAAAGCGGCTTTTACCCGTGAATCCGGCCGTGTATTCCTGACCGGAATTGACGCCCTGGTTCGTTTGCCCTTAATGCAAAAGCGCATGGATGAGCTGGCGGGCCTCAATACAGCTGGCTTTGTTTCCGGTTATCGCGGTTCCCCATTGGGCGGTTACGACCAGGCCCTGTGGCGGCACAAGAAGTTATTGGCCGAGCGGGAAATCCATTTTGAGCCGGGTATTAATGAAGACCTGGGGGCGACCAATATTTGGGGCACCCAGTTGCTGGATCACTATCGCCAGCAGGCAACGAAAGACGGCGTCTTTTCTATTTGGTATGGCAAGGGCCACGGTGTAGATCGCACCGCAGATGTTTTCCGCCAAGCCAATATTCAGGGCACCTCAAAACTAGGTGGTGTTTTGGCGTTGTGTGGGGATGACCACACTGCAGAATCCTCCATGTTTTCCCACAATACCGACCAGATTTTTGAGTCGGTAATGATGCCGCTGATATTTCCGTCCTCCATTGATGAGTACCTGACCCTGGGCCTCGCGGGCATTGCTTTATCCCGTTTTTCGGGCTTGTGGGTGGGTTTTAAGGCAATTACTGAAACTGTAGAGGCCGGTGCTTCCTTGATTGTGCCGGAGTTGCCCCAGTTTACAATTCCAGCTGACTTCCCAATCCCGCCACACGGCCTGAACTACGATCCCCACCTGAATTGGCCTGCCGAGCGCCTCGAATATGAGCGCCGTATGCTGGAGGAGCGTTTGCCTGCAGCCAAGGCATTCGCCTATGCCAACCGCTTGGATAAAACCACCCACAGTGCGGAGCGGAAACGCTTCGGCATTGTAACGGTGGGTAAGGCCCACGGTGATTTGCTTGAGGCCTTGAAACTGCTCAACTTATCAGAGGCAGATCTGAACTCAGCAGGCATCTCCATCTATAAAGTGGCGATGTCTTGGCCGCTGGAGCCTAGGGGCATCAGTGAGTTCGCCAAGGGCATGGAGCGCTTGCTGGTAGTTGAGGAGAAGCGTCCCCTGGTGGAGGATCAGCTGAAAAACCTGCTCTACGGTTGGGAAGATAGCTATCGTCCGAAGGTAGTCGGCAAGAAAGACCTGGATGGCAAGGATCTGTTGCCGGCAGTGTGGGGCTTTGGCCCGGATCAGGTGGCCAAGGCCATTGCCCGCTGGCTGGTGGATACTGAACTGGCGGCACAGCTGATTCCCCTGGCAGAAAAACTGGGGGGCAATGTCGCTGCAAAGGCTCAGGGCTTGTTGGCTCGTGAACCCATTTTCTGTGCAGGTTGTCCTCATAACACTTCCACCAAATTGCCAGAAGGCAGTTTGGGGAGTGCCGGTATTGGCTGTCATATTATGGCTTTGGGTAAAGGCCTGCGCACCGATACCTATTCCCATATGGGAGGCGAGGGTGCCCAATGGGTGGGCCTGCACCGTTTCTCCAGCGCCGAGCATATTTTCCAGAATATGGGCGATGGAACCTACAACCACTCCGGGCTATTGGCCATTCGCCAGGCCGTGGCGAGCCAGGTGAATATCACCTACAAAATTCTTCTGAACGATGCGGTGGCCATGACCGGTGGCCAACCCGCCGATGGCGAAGTTAATGCTCCCTCCCTGGCTGCACAGTTGCTGGCCGAGGGGGTTGGTACGGTTATTCTTTTGACCGAGAACCCCGACCACTGGCGTGAACACCGCAGCCAACTGCCCACTGCCGTAGAAGTTCTTCCCCGCTCTGAGCTGGATGCCGTGCAGCGTCGCCTGCGGGAAACTGCCGGTGTGACGGCGATTATTTATGAGCAGGTCTGTGCGGCCGAGAAACGCCGCCGCCGCAAGAAAAAACAGATGGTCGATCCATCCCAGCGATTGCTGATTAACCACCGGGTCTGCGAAGGCTGTGGCGATTGCAGTGTGCAGTCCAGCTGTATTGCCGTGGAGCCGCTGGAAACCCCGTTGGGGCGCAAGCGTCAGATCAATCAGTCCAGCTGCAACAAGGATATGCGCTGTGCCGATGGTTTCTGCCCGAGCTTTGTCACTGTGGAAGGGGGAGAACTGAAAAAGCCCCCGGTGCAGTCCCTGGCGGATGCCTTAGACGTGGCTATTGCCGGATTACCTTCTGCGCCGGTCGCGACTCTGGCCCAGCCACTCAGTATTTTGGTGGCCGGCATTGGTGGCAGTGGTGTACTTACCGTGGCGGCACTGTTGGGCATGGCGGCGCACCTGGAAGAGAAGGGCAGTACAACTTTGTACTTTACCGGTCTCTCACAAAAAAATGGTGCCGTTGTGGCTCATGTAAAAGTGGGAGAAAACCCCGAGGCGATTACCACCGCTCGTATTCGCGATGGCGCGGCGCAATTGTTATTGGGCTGCGATATGGTCACCGCCGCTGGCCAGCGGACCAAATTTGCCACCGGCGAAATGCGTGCCCTGGTAAATACTGCTGAAGTACCGGTGGCTGCCTTTGTTCGCGACAACGAGCTGGCATTCCCCGCCGATGCGACCCAACAGAGTATTGAGTCCCTGTGTGCGGAGTACTTTGCCTTTGATGCGAATAAATATGCTCAGGCACTGTTTGGCGATACCGTAGCCAGTAACTTGATGATTATGGGGTTTGCCTGCCAGAAAGGACTGCTGCCAATCGGTGAAGCGGCCTTGGAGCGGGCCATTGAGCTCAATGGTGTGGCGGTAGAGAACAATCTGCGCGCTTTCCGCGCGGGCCGTTTGCTGGCGGAAAACCCTAAAGCGATCGAGCAATTGGCAGTGCCGGCCAAGCCGGTGAAATTGGTGGAGCCTGAGGAGTCAGTGGAGCAGTTGCTGGAGCGATTGGCGGCAGAGCTTCGCGACTATCAAAGCCCGGCCTATGCGGCAGAATTCCTTCGCCATATAGAGGCGCTGCGCAAAGCAGAATCCTCACTGCCAGCTACTCGGGGCGATCTTACCCGTATGGGTGCGCGCAGCCTTTATAAAGCGATGGCTTATAAAGATGAGTACGAAGTGGCGCGCCTCTACACCGGTGAAGATTTCAAGCGACAGCTACGTGAGACATTCAGCGGCGACTACACCCTGAAATTCCATATGGCGCCGCCGCTTCTTGCGCGCCCCGATAGCAGTGGTCGCGTACGCAAAATGCAGTTTGGCCCCTGGATGGGCAAGCTGATGCCGCTGTTGGCTAAGGGTAAAGTTCTTCGCGGTACTGCACTGGATGTCTTCGGTTACACCCAGGAGCGCCGTGCTGAACGGCGCTGGGCCCTACAGGTGGCCAAAGCAGTTGATTGCGTGGCCGCGCATCTGTCCGGCGAAAACCTGTCAGAGGCACAAGAGCTGCTCGAAATCCCCCTTCAAGTGCGAGGCTATGGCCATGTGCGCGAGGAAAAATTCGCGGCGGTCAGCGATCGTTGGGACGAGCTTTCTGCAGTATTTGTGGGCGGGGAGCAAGAGCCGACTTCTCTGGCGGCGTCCTAG
- a CDS encoding ChrR family anti-sigma-E factor — protein MIRHHPDKNLLLEYASGSLPKGASLVVSAHIQMCAECRAQYQTMNTLGGSILESCAPQAVNDEAFQRLMGRIDQAAESEQQVSPERSKSTEPMLADAPPVVHKLLEKNPPIKWKTIAPALKMCRLKTGQDQYEVSFHRLSCGGKVAEHDHRGYELTLVLYGSFSDSDGVYSPGDFLLREPGDVHRPTVTEDQECLCFSAVQAPVAITGVSGWLLNRLIPFRPG, from the coding sequence ATGATTCGCCACCACCCCGATAAAAATTTACTCCTTGAATACGCTTCCGGCAGCCTGCCCAAAGGCGCCAGCCTGGTCGTTTCCGCCCATATACAAATGTGTGCCGAGTGTCGCGCTCAATATCAAACCATGAACACCCTGGGTGGCTCCATTCTGGAGTCCTGTGCACCACAGGCCGTAAACGATGAGGCTTTCCAACGCCTGATGGGACGTATTGATCAGGCAGCTGAATCGGAGCAACAAGTATCTCCCGAAAGATCCAAATCCACAGAGCCCATGCTGGCGGATGCACCGCCAGTCGTGCACAAGCTGCTGGAAAAAAATCCCCCGATCAAATGGAAAACTATAGCGCCCGCCCTAAAAATGTGTCGACTAAAAACCGGGCAGGATCAATATGAAGTGAGCTTTCATCGCCTGAGTTGTGGCGGCAAAGTTGCAGAGCACGATCACCGGGGCTACGAACTCACCCTGGTTTTGTACGGCAGCTTCTCTGATAGCGATGGTGTTTATAGTCCAGGGGACTTTCTGTTGCGGGAACCCGGCGACGTGCACCGCCCGACGGTCACAGAAGATCAAGAGTGCCTGTGCTTCTCTGCAGTACAGGCACCGGTGGCGATTACCGGCGTCAGCGGCTGGTTGCTAAACCGCCTTATCCCGTTTCGTCCGGGCTGA